The following coding sequences are from one Streptomyces sp. NBC_00536 window:
- a CDS encoding AfsR/SARP family transcriptional regulator: MVRERVAAATDGMRFRMLGPMTARTAAGASLDLGPNQQRALLAVLLLRTGRTATTAELCDALWGERVPPRAVGTLRTYASRLRALFEPDRPPRAPARLLVYTSGGYALRLARPLLDVTAFERGLAEAARLRAAGAVRQAHGVRGRALALWAGSPLAGLPGPHAEAQRDRLTGLWLAAREDHFHDALELGPDRDTAAVPALRAFAAEHPLRERAQALLMRALHRGGRSGEALAVYESARETLGLELGVTPGPELAALHGAVRKSVGGVPGGPRRAEPPSVPVALPEPVPAPVPAPVPVPVFVSGPDLGAGIPPDGDGLAPAPLFVGRAAECALLARLFSGAATGVPVAVLTGMPGVGKTALASRVAGQVRALFPDGVLRAGLGAGRGAALGVLLRALGTPGAAVPEDVEARAALYRSLLAGRRVLVLLDDARDTAEVLALLPGAPGCAALVTAASRAIVVPGARMIDVPEWDEATAREFLGAVSGARRVRRDPAGLRELLDRCAGLPLALELAASPRADGRAVEDGFRRRAEGLSEAAVRALRAVAMSTAVTGAATAPDGFTVAEAAALLDGPAPALRSDLAPGPETARALEELVDSCLLAPGPSGRYRLHPLVGEFAVREFGPWPGPPHQM, translated from the coding sequence GTGGTGCGGGAACGCGTGGCCGCGGCCACGGACGGGATGCGCTTCCGGATGCTCGGGCCGATGACCGCGCGCACGGCCGCCGGGGCGTCACTCGACCTGGGCCCGAACCAGCAACGGGCCCTCCTTGCCGTGCTGTTGCTGCGCACCGGCCGGACCGCGACCACGGCGGAGCTGTGCGACGCGCTCTGGGGGGAACGCGTACCGCCGCGCGCCGTCGGAACCCTGCGGACCTACGCGTCCCGGCTGCGTGCCCTCTTCGAACCGGACCGGCCGCCCCGGGCCCCCGCCCGGCTCCTCGTGTACACCTCCGGCGGGTACGCCCTGCGCCTCGCCCGCCCCCTGCTGGACGTCACCGCCTTCGAACGCGGGCTGGCCGAAGCCGCCCGGCTGCGTGCGGCCGGAGCCGTCCGGCAGGCGCACGGCGTCCGCGGCCGGGCCCTCGCCCTCTGGGCGGGCAGCCCGCTGGCGGGTCTGCCCGGCCCGCACGCCGAGGCGCAGCGCGACCGGCTCACCGGGCTGTGGCTGGCCGCCCGGGAGGACCACTTCCACGACGCGCTGGAGCTGGGACCGGACCGCGACACGGCGGCGGTCCCCGCCCTGCGGGCCTTCGCGGCGGAACACCCGCTGCGCGAGCGCGCCCAGGCACTGCTCATGCGCGCCCTGCACCGCGGCGGCCGGTCCGGCGAGGCACTGGCCGTGTACGAGAGTGCCCGCGAGACCCTCGGCCTGGAGCTGGGGGTCACTCCCGGACCGGAACTCGCCGCCCTGCACGGTGCGGTACGGAAGAGCGTGGGGGGCGTCCCCGGCGGCCCGCGCCGCGCCGAGCCGCCGTCGGTGCCGGTCGCTCTGCCCGAGCCGGTTCCTGCACCTGTACCTGCACCCGTACCCGTACCTGTATTTGTGTCCGGGCCGGACCTCGGTGCGGGGATCCCGCCCGACGGCGACGGCCTCGCCCCGGCGCCGCTCTTCGTGGGCCGGGCCGCCGAGTGCGCGCTCCTGGCCCGGCTGTTCTCCGGCGCCGCGACCGGTGTGCCCGTCGCGGTGCTCACCGGTATGCCGGGCGTCGGCAAGACGGCGCTCGCCTCCCGGGTGGCCGGGCAGGTGCGCGCCCTCTTCCCGGACGGGGTGCTGCGGGCCGGCCTCGGCGCCGGACGCGGCGCCGCGCTCGGCGTCCTCCTGCGGGCCCTGGGAACACCGGGCGCGGCGGTGCCGGAAGACGTGGAGGCCAGGGCGGCGCTGTACCGCTCGCTGCTCGCCGGGCGGCGCGTCCTGGTCCTGCTCGACGACGCCCGGGACACCGCGGAGGTGCTCGCGCTGCTGCCCGGGGCGCCGGGGTGCGCGGCGCTGGTGACCGCCGCCTCGCGCGCGATCGTCGTACCGGGAGCGCGGATGATCGACGTACCGGAATGGGACGAGGCCACCGCGCGGGAGTTCCTGGGTGCGGTCTCCGGGGCCCGGCGGGTCCGTCGGGACCCCGCCGGACTGCGTGAACTCCTGGACCGGTGCGCGGGGTTGCCGCTGGCGCTGGAGCTGGCCGCGTCGCCACGGGCGGACGGCCGGGCCGTCGAGGACGGTTTCCGGCGCCGCGCCGAAGGGCTGTCGGAGGCGGCCGTACGGGCCCTGCGGGCGGTGGCGATGTCCACCGCGGTGACCGGGGCCGCGACGGCGCCGGACGGTTTCACCGTCGCCGAAGCGGCCGCGCTGCTCGACGGCCCTGCCCCCGCCCTCCGTTCAGACCTCGCTCCCGGTCCGGAGACCGCCCGCGCGCTGGAGGAACTCGTGGATTCCTGTCTGCTGGCGCCCGGGCCTTCGGGCCGTTACCGACTCCACCCGCTGGTGGGGGAGTTCGCGGTGCGGGAGTTCGGCCCGTGGCCGGGCCCGCCGCATCAGATGTAG
- a CDS encoding helix-turn-helix transcriptional regulator, whose product MPVLTDRITVTIHAADPLSRAGVVRHLQHQPTVDIVPLLPGRDAPPAPAASVAVMTIDRIDGPSGAALCEVLRGGAQRVLLVARELREPELLAVVEYGVRSIVWRHQATEERLFEAVQRTARGECVLPPDLVDRVLGQVNRLRRSETAAARTGPGGAPRFGLAPRETEVLRLIAEGLDTRRISEKLAYSERTVKNILHGLMTRLQLNNRAHAVAHALREGYI is encoded by the coding sequence ATGCCGGTACTGACCGACCGCATCACCGTGACGATCCACGCCGCCGATCCGCTCAGCCGGGCCGGAGTCGTCCGCCATCTGCAGCACCAGCCGACCGTGGACATCGTGCCCTTGTTACCCGGGCGGGACGCGCCCCCGGCGCCCGCCGCCTCGGTCGCCGTGATGACGATCGACCGGATCGACGGACCGTCGGGGGCCGCGCTGTGCGAGGTGCTGCGGGGCGGCGCCCAGCGCGTGCTCCTGGTCGCCCGCGAACTGCGCGAACCGGAGCTGCTCGCGGTGGTGGAGTACGGCGTGCGCTCGATCGTCTGGCGCCACCAGGCCACCGAGGAGCGGCTGTTCGAGGCCGTCCAGCGCACCGCGCGAGGGGAATGCGTACTGCCGCCGGACCTGGTCGACCGGGTGCTGGGGCAGGTGAACCGGCTGCGGCGTTCGGAGACGGCGGCCGCCCGTACGGGCCCGGGCGGCGCGCCGCGGTTCGGTCTGGCGCCGCGCGAGACGGAGGTACTGCGGCTGATCGCCGAGGGGCTGGACACCCGCCGGATCTCCGAGAAGCTGGCCTACTCCGAGCGGACCGTCAAGAACATCCTGCACGGCCTGATGACCCGGCTCCAGCTCAACAACCGCGCGCACGCGGTGGCGCACGCGCTGCGCGAGGGCTACATCTGA
- a CDS encoding transglycosylase domain-containing protein has protein sequence MSSRGGASGGRSGGSGPENGAEAESGPGPVAGSGSASGSGSRGRSAAGRRRKRRAPGGALAGWAAVAPALAPLIARGRPLIARARPLARRLRPAYPRPGRTDWRRWIPSWRQWLGAFLYGLLTAVAFVGIAYAVTDIPDDLNSFAKQQDNVYYWSDGSKMARTGWVSRQEMPLDKVPKPVQGAILSAENASFYSDPGVSPSGFLRAVKAAVTGGETQGGSTITQQYVKNAYLNQDRTVSRKFTEILLAVKLDRAKSKQQILQDYLNTSWFGRGTYGIQRASQAYYGKDVSQLNASEGAFLASLLKGAALYDPAVSKENRARAVERWSWTLDRMVTTGNLSAAERAKYTKFPDPLERSVVSDATGQSGYLVELAKAYAIKSGHIKDSDFDLGGYQIYTTFDRNRTDALTAAVQKTQKAFDAEHRPTTDQYAKIGAASVAPDGRLLAVYGGPDYLKQGFNESNATTIPVGTAFTPFVYAAALDDGVMRDRGKPRTKVSPTAMYDGNDQVTVQTPDGPYWDRSGKVVKGHNDGGRSWGQIPLSKAVADSVNTPMLQLGLDVGLDRVDALAQRAGLLGPSLGPQVPLFALGENSTPSAIRMAGAYETFAAAGMHTEPYSVRAITRNGSALPVVAPKPARAMSATAAGAVTDALRDAVTDGSAKAASKASPGAAGKTGTTAGNTAGWFVASTGQESTAVVVYRMSLTDLIPLPLTGLGEDAPGTPGSDRAVKLWADYIKAVH, from the coding sequence GTGAGCAGTCGCGGCGGGGCATCAGGGGGCCGGTCGGGCGGCAGCGGTCCGGAGAACGGGGCCGAGGCCGAGTCCGGGCCCGGTCCGGTGGCCGGTTCGGGGTCCGCTTCCGGATCCGGGTCCCGGGGCAGGTCCGCCGCGGGCCGTCGGCGCAAGCGCCGCGCCCCCGGCGGCGCGCTGGCCGGATGGGCCGCCGTCGCGCCCGCCCTCGCCCCGCTCATAGCCCGTGGGCGCCCGCTCATCGCCCGCGCGCGCCCCCTCGCACGGCGCCTGCGCCCCGCCTACCCCCGGCCCGGCCGCACCGACTGGCGCCGCTGGATACCGTCCTGGCGCCAGTGGCTCGGCGCGTTCCTCTACGGGCTCCTCACCGCGGTCGCCTTCGTCGGGATCGCCTACGCCGTCACCGACATACCCGACGACCTCAACTCCTTCGCGAAGCAGCAGGACAACGTCTACTACTGGTCCGACGGCTCCAAAATGGCCCGCACCGGCTGGGTCAGCCGCCAGGAAATGCCGCTCGACAAGGTCCCGAAGCCGGTCCAGGGCGCCATCCTCTCGGCCGAGAACGCGAGCTTCTACTCGGACCCCGGGGTCTCGCCCTCGGGCTTCCTGCGCGCCGTGAAGGCCGCCGTCACCGGCGGCGAAACGCAGGGCGGCTCGACCATCACGCAGCAGTACGTGAAGAACGCCTACCTGAACCAGGACCGCACGGTCTCCCGGAAGTTCACCGAGATCCTCCTCGCGGTGAAGCTGGACCGCGCGAAGAGCAAGCAGCAGATCCTGCAGGACTACCTCAACACCAGCTGGTTCGGCCGCGGCACCTACGGCATCCAGCGCGCCTCCCAGGCGTACTACGGCAAGGACGTCTCCCAGCTCAACGCCAGCGAGGGCGCCTTCCTCGCCTCCCTCCTCAAGGGCGCCGCCCTGTACGACCCGGCCGTCAGCAAGGAGAACCGGGCGCGCGCCGTCGAGCGCTGGAGCTGGACCCTGGACCGGATGGTCACGACCGGCAACCTCTCGGCGGCCGAGCGAGCGAAGTACACGAAGTTCCCCGACCCGCTGGAGCGCTCCGTCGTCAGCGACGCCACCGGGCAGTCCGGCTATCTGGTGGAGCTGGCGAAGGCGTACGCGATCAAATCCGGGCACATCAAGGACTCGGACTTCGACCTCGGCGGCTACCAGATCTACACGACCTTCGACAGGAACCGCACGGACGCGCTGACCGCCGCCGTGCAGAAGACGCAGAAGGCCTTCGACGCCGAACACCGGCCCACCACCGACCAGTACGCGAAGATCGGCGCGGCGAGCGTCGCCCCCGACGGGCGGCTGCTCGCCGTGTACGGCGGACCCGACTACCTCAAGCAGGGCTTCAACGAGTCGAACGCGACGACGATCCCGGTCGGCACCGCCTTCACCCCGTTCGTCTACGCCGCCGCGCTGGACGACGGAGTGATGCGCGACCGCGGCAAGCCCCGCACCAAGGTCTCCCCGACCGCGATGTACGACGGCAACGACCAGGTCACCGTACAGACGCCCGACGGACCCTACTGGGACCGCAGCGGCAAGGTGGTGAAGGGCCACAACGACGGCGGCCGCAGCTGGGGACAGATCCCCCTGAGCAAGGCCGTCGCGGACTCCGTCAACACCCCGATGCTGCAGCTCGGACTCGACGTCGGACTCGACCGGGTGGACGCCCTGGCCCAGCGCGCCGGGCTGCTCGGCCCGAGCCTCGGCCCCCAGGTCCCCCTCTTCGCCCTCGGGGAGAACTCGACCCCCAGCGCGATCCGCATGGCCGGCGCCTACGAGACCTTCGCCGCCGCGGGGATGCACACCGAGCCCTACTCGGTGCGCGCGATCACGCGCAACGGCAGCGCGCTGCCGGTCGTGGCGCCCAAGCCCGCCCGGGCGATGTCGGCCACGGCGGCGGGCGCGGTGACGGACGCCCTGCGCGACGCCGTCACCGACGGATCGGCGAAGGCCGCGAGCAAGGCGTCCCCGGGCGCGGCGGGCAAGACCGGGACGACCGCCGGGAACACCGCGGGCTGGTTCGTGGCCAGCACCGGGCAGGAATCCACGGCGGTCGTCGTCTACCGGATGTCCCTCACCGACCTGATCCCCCTGCCGCTGACCGGCCTTGGCGAGGACGCCCCCGGCACCCCCGGCAGCGACCGGGCGGTCAAGCTGTGGGCGGACTACATCAAGGCGGTGCACTGA
- a CDS encoding class I SAM-dependent methyltransferase yields MASKKNLVANRASLAHKVRYAASSPHRIAPYLKRAARDRWLAFKHPDHVSYYRAVMASDTRRSPEAAVGSHTHERWLALGRMQFDYLLRHGLEPGARMLDIGCGNLRAGWRFIDHLEPGHYYGIDISPDILIAAKRTLTERGLQAKVPHLTITGNLTLDFLPDAHFDVVHAHSVFSHSPVEVIDECLAHVGRVLAPGGHFDFTFDRTTGSEHQVLREDFYYRTETLVALAERHGLAARFMADWEELGHGQSKIRVTAR; encoded by the coding sequence ATGGCCAGCAAGAAGAACCTCGTCGCCAACCGGGCGTCCCTCGCCCACAAGGTCCGGTACGCCGCGAGCAGCCCGCACCGCATCGCCCCGTACCTGAAGCGGGCCGCCCGCGACCGCTGGCTGGCCTTCAAGCACCCCGACCACGTGAGCTACTACCGGGCCGTGATGGCCTCGGACACCCGGCGCAGCCCCGAGGCGGCCGTGGGGAGCCACACGCACGAACGGTGGCTCGCACTCGGCCGGATGCAGTTCGACTACCTGCTCCGGCACGGCCTCGAACCGGGCGCGCGGATGCTGGACATAGGCTGCGGCAACCTGCGCGCGGGCTGGCGCTTCATCGACCACCTGGAGCCGGGCCACTACTACGGCATCGACATCTCGCCCGACATCCTGATCGCGGCCAAGCGCACCCTGACCGAGCGCGGGCTCCAGGCCAAGGTCCCGCACCTGACCATCACCGGGAACCTGACGCTGGACTTCCTGCCCGACGCCCACTTCGACGTCGTGCACGCGCACAGCGTGTTCTCGCACTCGCCGGTCGAGGTCATCGACGAGTGCCTCGCCCACGTGGGCCGGGTACTGGCGCCCGGCGGGCACTTCGATTTCACCTTCGACCGCACCACCGGCTCCGAACACCAGGTGCTCCGCGAGGACTTCTACTACCGCACCGAGACCCTCGTCGCCCTGGCCGAGCGGCACGGACTGGCGGCCCGCTTCATGGCGGACTGGGAGGAACTGGGCCACGGCCAGTCCAAGATCCGGGTCACCGCGCGCTGA
- a CDS encoding AfsR/SARP family transcriptional regulator, whose protein sequence is MSGTRPEPYFSLLGPLQAHCGEAPLALGPPQQRALLAMLLCRRDAVVGLDELIAGLWDGEPPSAAVGTVRSYVYRLRRILGPGLVTQGRGYALHIGRDALDLARFEGLVARARATAAADDASGARDLLARALAMWRGAALAGLPGPQARIRRESLAELHLSVLVERIELDLALGRHARLVAELTGLCLEHPLNDRLRALRDTALERGGRFGETHQAPVVPQAAVTAPQPPIPAQLPYVPSDFTGRDEEVRALLDRLARTASDRVVIAVVGGIGGVGKTTLAVHAAQRLREHFPDGQLYANLRGVREDPARPDAVLASFLRALGVAGPSLPDEPEERAALYRTRLAGRRILLVLDDVRDAAQIAPLLPGSPGCAVLVTSRSTLPEVPAALRVRLDVLATGEALTLLGRIVGEERIGAEPAAAAALAERCGGLPLALRIAGSRLATRPAWALADFVRLLDGSRDAPLSPGPSGRAGAEDSVEACFRLGYDLLAPEEARLFRLLALPHAHTVHLAAAAALAGLERPRAERYLERLTALGLLESPAPSTYRFHDLLKAFAAARSARDDAPPERTRALLRLVDHILARARYAYAVERPGHPVVGLLTPTAADGVPVAAQDSGGHPVAPYIEAVLAVAVQTLEASPSAVGLIADMVLVLDPPLDGSFLWAALVAPARRILRAAEEQGDPRAAGRTGYMLGSALTRLGRLAEAQTALRDAERAAREAADEVVRTDILTCLAVVRQARADWRGADALYREAIALGTACGSTWGTTSARSNSVSTLLNLHLFEEAAEACRLSLTAARDTADRHGEAHALYSLGIVARHAGCTREAVARHRESAGLAERGGYPALVVMNLISETAARLAADRAGEAVQCGERALAAAERLGWRAARARTLRLLGTALAVAGDHDRARDRLAEAVEQLAALGLPEVAAASATLTSLTAR, encoded by the coding sequence ATGAGTGGCACGCGACCCGAACCGTACTTTTCCCTGCTCGGACCCCTTCAGGCGCACTGCGGCGAGGCCCCGCTCGCGCTGGGTCCGCCACAGCAACGCGCCCTGCTCGCCATGCTCCTGTGCCGGCGTGACGCCGTGGTGGGCCTGGACGAGCTGATCGCGGGCCTGTGGGACGGGGAGCCCCCGTCCGCGGCCGTCGGCACGGTCAGGTCGTACGTGTACCGGCTCCGGCGCATCCTGGGCCCCGGCCTCGTGACCCAGGGCCGCGGCTACGCCCTCCACATCGGCCGCGACGCCCTGGACCTGGCCCGCTTCGAGGGCCTCGTGGCCCGGGCGCGGGCGACGGCCGCGGCCGATGACGCGTCGGGGGCGCGGGACCTGCTGGCGCGGGCCCTGGCGATGTGGCGCGGCGCCGCGCTGGCCGGGCTGCCCGGCCCGCAGGCCCGCATCCGGCGCGAGAGCCTGGCCGAACTGCACCTGTCGGTCCTGGTGGAGCGGATCGAACTCGACCTGGCCCTCGGGCGCCACGCCCGGCTCGTCGCCGAACTGACCGGTCTGTGCCTGGAACACCCCCTCAATGACCGGCTGCGCGCCCTGCGGGACACCGCCCTGGAGCGCGGCGGCCGGTTCGGCGAGACACACCAGGCCCCGGTCGTCCCCCAGGCCGCCGTCACCGCTCCCCAACCACCGATCCCCGCGCAACTCCCGTACGTCCCCAGCGATTTCACCGGCCGCGACGAAGAGGTACGGGCCCTGCTCGACCGGCTGGCCCGGACCGCCTCCGACAGGGTGGTGATCGCCGTGGTCGGCGGGATCGGCGGGGTCGGCAAGACCACCCTCGCCGTGCACGCGGCCCAGCGGCTGCGGGAGCACTTCCCGGACGGGCAGTTGTACGCGAACCTGCGCGGCGTACGGGAGGACCCGGCGCGGCCCGACGCCGTGCTCGCCTCCTTCCTGCGCGCGCTCGGCGTGGCGGGCCCGTCCCTCCCCGACGAGCCCGAGGAGCGCGCGGCCCTCTACCGGACCCGGCTCGCGGGCCGGCGGATCCTGCTGGTCCTGGACGACGTGCGCGACGCGGCGCAGATCGCGCCCCTCCTGCCCGGTTCGCCCGGTTGCGCGGTCCTGGTCACCAGCCGCAGCACCCTGCCCGAGGTGCCGGCCGCGCTGCGCGTGCGCCTCGACGTCCTGGCCACCGGGGAGGCGCTGACCCTGCTGGGCCGCATCGTGGGGGAGGAGCGGATCGGCGCCGAACCCGCCGCGGCCGCGGCCCTGGCCGAGCGCTGCGGCGGGCTGCCGCTGGCGCTGCGGATCGCGGGGTCCCGGCTGGCGACGCGGCCCGCCTGGGCGCTCGCGGACTTCGTCCGGCTCCTCGACGGGAGCCGCGACGCACCCCTCTCGCCCGGGCCGTCCGGCCGGGCCGGGGCCGAGGACAGCGTCGAGGCGTGCTTCCGGCTCGGTTACGACCTGCTCGCCCCGGAGGAGGCGCGGCTGTTCCGGCTCCTCGCGCTGCCCCACGCCCACACCGTGCACCTGGCCGCGGCGGCGGCGCTGGCCGGGCTGGAACGGCCGCGGGCGGAGCGGTACTTGGAGCGGCTGACGGCGCTCGGGCTGCTGGAGTCCCCGGCTCCCTCCACCTACCGGTTCCACGATCTGCTCAAAGCGTTCGCCGCCGCGCGGTCCGCGCGGGACGACGCGCCGCCGGAGCGGACGCGCGCCCTGCTGCGGCTGGTCGACCACATCCTGGCCCGCGCCCGGTACGCGTACGCCGTCGAGCGCCCCGGACATCCGGTGGTGGGCCTGCTCACCCCCACGGCCGCGGACGGCGTGCCCGTCGCCGCCCAGGACAGCGGGGGGCACCCGGTGGCGCCGTACATCGAGGCCGTTCTCGCGGTGGCCGTACAGACGCTGGAGGCGAGCCCGTCGGCGGTCGGGCTGATCGCGGACATGGTCCTGGTCCTCGATCCGCCGCTCGACGGCTCGTTCCTGTGGGCCGCGCTGGTGGCCCCGGCCCGCCGCATCCTGCGGGCCGCCGAGGAGCAGGGGGACCCGAGGGCGGCGGGCCGCACCGGATACATGCTGGGGTCGGCCCTCACCCGGCTGGGCAGGCTGGCCGAGGCGCAGACCGCGCTGCGCGACGCCGAGCGGGCGGCGCGGGAGGCGGCCGACGAGGTGGTGCGCACCGACATCCTCACCTGCCTGGCCGTGGTCCGGCAGGCGCGCGCCGACTGGCGCGGGGCCGACGCCCTCTACCGGGAGGCGATCGCCCTCGGGACGGCCTGCGGCAGTACGTGGGGCACGACCAGCGCGCGCTCGAACAGCGTGAGCACCCTGCTGAACCTGCACCTCTTCGAGGAGGCCGCCGAGGCCTGCCGGCTGAGCCTGACGGCCGCCCGCGACACCGCGGACCGGCACGGCGAGGCCCACGCGCTGTACAGCCTGGGGATCGTGGCCCGGCACGCCGGGTGTACGCGGGAGGCGGTCGCCCGGCACCGGGAGAGCGCCGGGCTGGCCGAACGCGGGGGATACCCGGCCCTCGTGGTCATGAACCTGATCTCGGAGACCGCGGCCCGGCTCGCCGCGGACCGGGCCGGGGAGGCCGTGCAGTGCGGTGAGCGGGCGCTGGCGGCGGCCGAGCGGCTGGGCTGGCGGGCCGCGCGGGCGCGGACCCTGCGCCTGCTGGGCACCGCCCTCGCGGTGGCCGGGGACCACGACCGGGCCAGGGACCGGCTGGCGGAGGCGGTGGAGCAGCTCGCGGCGCTGGGCCTGCCCGAAGTGGCCGCGGCCTCCGCGACCCTGACCTCCCTCACGGCCCGGTGA
- a CDS encoding BP74-related protein — protein sequence MRRTLTKAGSLAAVSMVALALAAPAAQAAQLDTAAPAASSTAYFEFTDGKNTFVFKLNDAARIQQARDILSGVDTENRGVMGRVVKAPASYNQPWKYTLAPESVKFFGMAMEVCDASISYVNNHLSEVGGALLPGSTWCPWQSKLTREVTAP from the coding sequence ATGCGACGTACCCTCACCAAGGCCGGAAGTCTCGCGGCGGTCTCCATGGTCGCGCTGGCGCTCGCCGCGCCCGCCGCCCAGGCGGCGCAGCTCGACACCGCGGCCCCCGCGGCCTCGTCGACGGCGTACTTCGAGTTCACCGACGGCAAGAACACCTTCGTCTTCAAGCTCAACGACGCCGCCCGGATCCAGCAGGCGCGCGACATCCTGAGCGGTGTGGACACGGAGAACCGCGGTGTGATGGGTCGGGTCGTCAAGGCCCCCGCCTCGTACAACCAGCCCTGGAAGTACACGCTGGCCCCGGAATCGGTGAAGTTCTTCGGGATGGCCATGGAGGTCTGCGACGCCAGCATCTCCTACGTCAACAACCACCTCAGTGAGGTGGGCGGCGCGCTCCTGCCCGGTTCGACCTGGTGCCCGTGGCAGTCGAAGCTGACGCGTGAGGTCACCGCGCCGTAA
- a CDS encoding purple acid phosphatase family protein produces MDLPSFGIPEKLAARMSMAEQHDYLRSKFTRRGALRAGAVTAAVAGVGLASGAASPAYAAPTMVTSTERRGVDGSLAAPFGRHLQFGADPKTQMRVSWQTPFAVKKPYLRVGTSPWSLSRRIDAEVRHLSTPVLNGGKIAAAEQFYMHAGLDRLRPGQTYYYGVGHDGFDPADHRNLGTLGTFTTAPARAENFTFTAFGDQGVSYHALGNDAVLLAQNPAFHLHAGDICYADSSGSGTSGDSYDARTWDQFLAQTETVAKSVPWMVTTGNHDMEAWYSPQGYGGQNARWSLPDNGPDPVNQPGVYSFVHGNVGVVALDANDVSYEITANFGISGGKQTAWLDRRLAELRHHRDVDFIVVFFHHCAFSTTSAHASEGGVREAWVPLFEKHQVDLVINGHNHVYERTDAIKGNKVGRKVPIGERTDPTRDGIVYVTAGAAGRSLYSFPVPDSYEGHVADRDSVDSYHWVKGGAKATETVEWSRVRYTNYSFLAVEVETGRFPKLKVSALAETGQRIDHFEIQRGH; encoded by the coding sequence ATGGACCTTCCCAGCTTCGGCATCCCCGAGAAGCTCGCCGCCCGCATGAGCATGGCCGAGCAGCACGATTACCTGCGCTCGAAGTTCACGCGGCGCGGCGCCCTGCGCGCGGGCGCGGTCACCGCGGCGGTGGCCGGTGTCGGCCTGGCCTCCGGCGCGGCCTCGCCCGCCTACGCGGCCCCCACCATGGTGACCTCCACCGAGCGGCGCGGCGTCGACGGTTCGCTGGCCGCGCCGTTCGGCCGCCACCTGCAGTTCGGTGCGGACCCCAAGACGCAGATGCGGGTGTCCTGGCAGACCCCGTTCGCGGTGAAGAAGCCGTACCTGCGGGTCGGGACGAGCCCCTGGTCGCTGAGCCGGAGGATCGACGCGGAGGTCCGGCACCTGAGCACTCCCGTCCTGAACGGCGGCAAGATCGCGGCGGCCGAGCAGTTCTACATGCACGCGGGCCTGGACCGGCTGCGCCCCGGCCAGACGTACTACTACGGTGTCGGCCACGACGGGTTCGACCCGGCCGACCACCGCAACCTGGGCACGCTCGGCACCTTCACCACCGCGCCCGCGCGCGCCGAGAACTTCACCTTCACCGCCTTCGGCGACCAGGGCGTGAGCTACCACGCCCTCGGCAACGACGCGGTGCTGCTGGCCCAGAACCCGGCCTTCCACCTGCACGCGGGTGACATCTGCTACGCCGACTCCTCGGGCTCGGGCACCTCCGGCGACTCCTACGACGCCCGCACCTGGGACCAGTTCCTGGCCCAGACGGAGACGGTCGCCAAGTCCGTGCCCTGGATGGTGACGACCGGCAACCACGACATGGAGGCCTGGTACTCCCCGCAGGGCTACGGCGGCCAGAACGCCCGCTGGTCCCTCCCGGACAACGGCCCGGACCCGGTGAACCAGCCCGGCGTCTACTCCTTCGTGCACGGAAACGTCGGTGTCGTCGCGCTCGACGCCAATGACGTCTCGTACGAGATCACCGCCAACTTCGGCATCAGCGGCGGCAAGCAGACGGCCTGGCTCGACCGGCGCCTCGCCGAGCTGCGCCACCACCGCGACGTCGACTTCATCGTGGTGTTCTTCCACCACTGCGCGTTCTCCACCACCAGCGCACACGCCTCGGAGGGCGGCGTGCGCGAGGCGTGGGTGCCGCTCTTCGAGAAGCACCAGGTGGACCTGGTCATCAACGGGCACAACCACGTGTATGAGCGCACCGACGCCATCAAGGGCAACAAGGTGGGCCGCAAGGTCCCGATCGGCGAGCGCACCGACCCGACCCGGGACGGCATCGTGTACGTCACCGCGGGTGCGGCGGGCCGCTCGCTGTACAGCTTCCCGGTGCCCGACTCGTACGAGGGCCACGTCGCGGACCGCGACAGCGTGGACAGCTACCACTGGGTCAAGGGCGGGGCGAAGGCGACCGAGACGGTCGAGTGGTCCCGGGTGCGCTACACCAACTACTCGTTCCTCGCGGTGGAGGTGGAGACCGGCCGCTTCCCGAAGCTCAAGGTCAGCGCCCTCGCCGAGACGGGCCAGCGCATCGACCACTTCGAGATCCAGCGCGGCCACTGA
- a CDS encoding PadR family transcriptional regulator: protein MSDRAMQEPTLLLLTALADEPRHGYAIAREVETISGGRVKLRTGTLYGALERLLGQGLIEVHEEEIVDSRLRRTYTLTPAGRESLGAEVQRIAATAREATRRLGITGEATA, encoded by the coding sequence ATGAGTGATCGTGCGATGCAGGAACCCACCCTCCTCCTCCTGACCGCGCTCGCGGACGAGCCCCGGCACGGCTACGCGATCGCCCGCGAGGTCGAGACGATCTCGGGCGGGCGGGTCAAGCTGCGCACCGGCACCCTGTACGGCGCCCTGGAGCGGCTCCTGGGGCAGGGCCTGATCGAGGTGCACGAGGAAGAGATCGTGGACAGCCGCCTGCGCCGTACGTACACGCTCACCCCCGCCGGGCGCGAGAGCCTCGGCGCCGAGGTCCAGCGGATCGCCGCGACCGCCCGCGAGGCGACCCGCCGCCTGGGGATCACCGGGGAGGCCACCGCGTGA